AATCTGAACTCATTAGAAATTTACAGGTTATTTAAGAAAgataacataaaatataataatgatgtTGGAattcttatttatatttatgtttttttcttttttttgttttcatttGTAGTCGGATAAaaagatatttttttcaggGATTTGCCAATTTATCAAAGAGGCAAGGGACataaaaggaaaattaACATTATTACCATACCTAGATAATGAATTCCCTATAAaagttaatatatattttttaaaaggcAACAATGTAAGTTTTTAGAtgttaaaatatgtaactATAATGATTCTATGTGTCTATTATATTcactttattttatattttctttaattttttaagtcttttcttcattatatttGGGGAGATCTAtgcaataatatatagattTATATCTAtgtgtattttatttattatgtatgtatatacataaatttatatatgcgcgtttttttaatgatcTAATTCAGGTTGTTCAACTTAAACCCGGAGAAGCGTTCGATTTAGAAGGAGTTGATGCATTGACAGTTTTACCATATGGATCAAGTTCGTTACAAGTCAAAACAATGACAAAGGACATGTTTGTGGGTAAAGGAAATTCTGAAGGGGCTAGTATTTCTTTCTAGGAATatttactatttatatttttttccatttttatattcttttatgaacatataaattaaattacttaaaaaataaaaaaatagtaaaaagtGATATTATGATGTTGTCActattgaaaaataaacgTACATATGatatgaattatttatttatgttaatTATGCCTAATGAactaatttataaaaaaattaccttaaaaaataatacattacAAGTAAATTTTGCAAAGGGACATTTCAATCCTTTTATTAGTTTTTAcgtgtatatatttttacatatagaaatataaataaaaagagtatatatatttttaatttataatatttcattacatatataattagaTACATAagtaaatatttgtatttatattatataagttataaaaatatttgaactATTAATGCTCTTAATTTTCATCGAAAAAACACAATTCTTtattacaataaaaataatatttattattgtataatataaataataagcGGGCATGGTCTAGTGGTTATGACGCCTGCTTTACACGCAGGAGATCCCGAGTTCGATCCTCGGTGCCCGTATTTTTTcatgtaaaaaattttaatagtataaaaaattgcatgtatttatttttatataaatgaataaatcATTGAGGCACTATATTGCTTATATTGTAATGggtacatatattttattttctaaatgtttatatattaatttaatttgcTATATTAAACTTAGtctttaaaattaatataattatgataGGAATACTCAAAAAATGTTGaggaaaatatgaaatagtAACAAAGTGCgacaaattaaaattgaAGTGGGATGTGAGTGGAAATGTTATTTATTGCATAATgcattaataaaatatttttacgaaactatataatttttcatacaataatatatgaaataatttaagcggcaatatatatttttgtttatttattattatatttttttaatcaagcttcaaatatttaaatttgttaaatatatatttataataatgttttatatatttatttgtaaatataaaaaattaaatacaagaaatacttttaataattaCTTTATGGTAAATAAGCCA
This genomic window from Plasmodium berghei ANKA genome assembly, chromosome: 2 contains:
- a CDS encoding IMP1-like protein, putative, coding for MSDDKGAYLVFDNASNGSLFITWKKEKVENALLYIRPTKNVPEFKFAYNNGKSELIRNLQSDKKIFFSGICQFIKEARDIKGKLTLLPYLDNEFPIKVNIYFLKGNNVVQLKPGEAFDLEGVDALTVLPYGSSSLQVKTMTKDMFVGKGNSEGASISF